The Mycolicibacterium hassiacum DSM 44199 genome includes a window with the following:
- a CDS encoding arginase family protein: MIVDTAAAVRAAWDVGARPLVIAGDCPVLLAPLIAAGEAGLVFIDGHEDAWDPRTGPTGEASDSEIGLALGHYPGPAGLDGLPCLHARYLAVLGPRDQEEIAEAGQSSVRGLVHAYLDGPQLAGEPEPHSYTEVGELVAVGPAAAPAGWWCHVDLDVLATGELAAVDYPQAPTGSPHRSLPAGARLSGRQRGHLQP; the protein is encoded by the coding sequence ATGATCGTCGACACCGCCGCCGCGGTGCGCGCGGCCTGGGACGTCGGTGCGCGGCCGCTGGTGATCGCCGGGGACTGCCCGGTGCTATTGGCACCACTCATCGCCGCGGGCGAGGCCGGCCTGGTGTTCATCGACGGCCACGAGGACGCCTGGGATCCGCGCACCGGGCCGACCGGTGAGGCCTCGGACTCCGAGATCGGTTTGGCCCTGGGTCACTACCCGGGTCCCGCGGGGCTCGACGGATTGCCGTGCCTGCACGCCCGGTATCTGGCCGTGCTCGGCCCACGTGACCAGGAGGAGATCGCCGAGGCAGGTCAGTCCAGCGTCCGGGGACTCGTGCACGCATATCTCGACGGACCGCAGCTGGCGGGAGAACCGGAACCGCACAGTTACACCGAGGTCGGCGAACTCGTCGCCGTCGGACCGGCAGCGGCGCCGGCGGGCTGGTGGTGTCACGTCGACCTCGACGTGCTCGCGACGGGTGAACTCGCGGCCGTCGACTACCCGCAGGCGCCAACTGGAAGCCCTCACCGCAGCCTGCCTGCGGGCGCCCGGCTGTCTGGGCGCCAGCGTGGTCATCTACAACCCTGA
- a CDS encoding LysR family transcriptional regulator: MNDAGADLELRLVRYFTVLAEHLNFSRAAAELHVAQPALSRQIRRLEHNLGVSLLDRTPQGALLTEAGKAFLPEAHALLQAARRATVTARAYTPTGRIIIGYVEDLVITPAVRELRRRHPDADIGTRHLGCHEEGAFTDAHVDVLVGREPLLIPTDGVRTTVLYEEPRMLVLPADHPLAGRESVWLEDFAPGESIICSHGGARAIFPAGSYRPSEPGPLSAGPLIESFEDRLDLVATGQAVAVLPVGDRRSSVRPDLTTVPLNGFPASAVVVATRVGEANPLVSEFVAAALEHLNG, encoded by the coding sequence GTGAATGACGCCGGCGCCGACCTGGAGCTGCGGCTGGTCCGATACTTCACGGTGCTCGCCGAGCATCTGAACTTCAGCCGGGCGGCCGCGGAGTTGCATGTGGCGCAGCCCGCGCTGAGCCGGCAGATCCGGCGCCTGGAGCACAACCTGGGTGTCTCGCTGCTCGACCGCACCCCGCAGGGGGCGCTGCTCACCGAGGCCGGTAAGGCGTTTCTTCCCGAGGCGCATGCGCTGCTGCAGGCCGCGCGCCGGGCGACCGTCACCGCCCGCGCGTACACGCCCACCGGCCGGATCATCATCGGATACGTCGAGGACCTCGTCATCACACCCGCCGTTCGGGAGCTGCGCCGCCGCCACCCAGACGCCGACATCGGCACCCGCCATCTCGGTTGTCACGAGGAGGGTGCGTTCACCGACGCACACGTCGACGTGTTGGTGGGCCGGGAGCCGCTGCTCATCCCGACCGACGGGGTGCGCACCACGGTGCTCTATGAAGAGCCGCGGATGCTGGTGCTGCCGGCCGACCACCCACTGGCCGGCCGGGAATCGGTGTGGTTGGAGGACTTCGCACCCGGCGAATCGATCATCTGTTCACACGGCGGTGCCCGGGCGATCTTCCCGGCAGGTTCGTATCGGCCGAGCGAACCCGGCCCGCTGTCGGCCGGACCGCTCATCGAGAGTTTTGAGGACAGGCTGGATCTCGTCGCGACCGGGCAGGCGGTCGCTGTGCTGCCGGTCGGCGACCGGCGCAGTTCGGTGCGCCCCGACCTGACCACTGTGCCGTTGAACGGGTTCCCCGCCAGCGCCGTCGTCGTCGCGACCCGCGTCGGTGAGGCCAACCCGTTGGTTTCCGAGTTCGTCGCCGCGGCGCTCGAGCACCTCAATGGGTGA
- a CDS encoding ATP-dependent nuclease, whose translation MKERSAEQFAASEKLEGHPFMRLHRVKIVNHSRIQDLDLELRRHAVIVGANDVGKSSILRMLHLLLGTSTAGLYQALTPNDLRDPEHPLIVDAWWGDFIDSNRRPFPSEITIEDDLTTEHLWVQMIVEAHPEDDDAITVRRWFPESGHQRAPSREQLEEFGWRYLRATRGSSIMEGAHSPVRTLLAAADLGTHEQSLRALLDQFNEELSGNESVGDLLKRVAKHLSRAMPRVLTKDDFAVRSITDPERDVLQDVSIFLNRNGDQVPLTEQSDGARQLMSMTLFDLAEGAANVIAIDEPELHLHPTSQRTVADLLSGEGNQKIIVTHSPYILHRFEPSEVISVDRHGKCHQIGTTKLSRVEKARAHWWSPRILEALTARFVVLVEGVADRVIVEAVAQAQNIDLDRMGAVVVELDGADKFKNVFPLLGPGGFGPTLLGLVDQNESGSWVNAFTGKRNTIVDKKVFISDCDLEDEYTRALGGPSAARALIQGKFCQEAGILQSTGAATVDELTPDTVAKFCRDKGKVEAATCIAEVLTPAVAEKIGSVSRLLRTLSEMSQQ comes from the coding sequence GTGAAAGAACGTTCGGCGGAGCAGTTTGCCGCTTCGGAAAAATTGGAAGGCCACCCCTTCATGCGCCTGCACAGGGTGAAGATCGTCAACCACAGTCGAATCCAAGATCTCGATCTCGAATTGCGTCGGCACGCAGTCATCGTTGGGGCGAACGACGTAGGCAAGTCTTCGATCCTTCGCATGCTGCATCTGCTCTTGGGTACGAGTACCGCCGGTCTCTACCAAGCACTTACGCCCAATGACCTTCGAGACCCCGAGCATCCACTCATAGTCGACGCCTGGTGGGGAGATTTCATAGACAGCAACCGACGTCCTTTTCCGTCTGAGATCACCATCGAGGATGACCTCACCACAGAGCACCTCTGGGTTCAAATGATCGTGGAGGCTCATCCCGAAGACGATGATGCCATCACAGTTCGCAGATGGTTCCCTGAGAGCGGCCACCAGCGCGCGCCCAGCCGCGAACAATTGGAGGAGTTCGGCTGGCGATACCTACGCGCGACTCGCGGCTCCTCAATAATGGAGGGCGCTCACAGCCCTGTTCGGACGCTCCTGGCAGCGGCGGACTTGGGCACCCACGAGCAAAGCCTCAGAGCACTACTCGATCAATTCAACGAAGAGCTGTCCGGGAACGAGTCGGTCGGAGACTTGCTCAAGCGAGTGGCCAAGCACCTCAGTCGCGCAATGCCCCGCGTATTAACCAAGGACGACTTCGCAGTCAGGAGTATCACCGACCCTGAACGCGACGTGCTCCAAGACGTGTCCATTTTCCTCAACCGAAATGGCGACCAAGTGCCACTGACAGAGCAGTCAGACGGTGCGCGCCAGCTGATGTCAATGACTCTCTTCGATCTTGCTGAGGGCGCTGCAAATGTCATCGCGATCGATGAACCGGAACTCCATCTTCATCCAACCAGCCAGCGCACAGTCGCAGATCTTCTGAGCGGCGAGGGCAACCAGAAGATCATCGTCACCCATTCGCCCTACATACTTCATCGGTTCGAACCTTCTGAAGTCATCTCCGTGGACCGCCACGGCAAGTGTCACCAAATCGGTACGACCAAGTTGTCAAGAGTTGAAAAGGCCCGTGCACATTGGTGGTCGCCCCGCATCCTCGAGGCCCTGACCGCTCGGTTCGTAGTCCTCGTCGAGGGCGTTGCTGACCGAGTGATCGTGGAAGCCGTAGCGCAGGCCCAAAACATAGATCTCGATCGGATGGGAGCGGTGGTCGTCGAACTAGACGGCGCAGACAAGTTCAAGAACGTATTTCCGCTGCTTGGTCCCGGCGGCTTCGGCCCTACGCTGCTCGGACTAGTCGATCAGAACGAGAGCGGTTCCTGGGTGAACGCCTTCACGGGCAAACGCAACACCATCGTCGACAAGAAGGTGTTCATCTCTGACTGCGATTTGGAGGACGAGTACACGCGTGCCCTTGGCGGCCCTAGCGCAGCTAGAGCCTTGATCCAGGGCAAGTTCTGTCAGGAGGCCGGGATACTGCAATCAACCGGGGCCGCCACGGTCGATGAGCTTACGCCAGATACTGTGGCGAAGTTCTGCCGCGACAAAGGCAAAGTCGAAGCGGCGACATGTATCGCGGAGGTCCTGACACCTGCGGTTGCGGAGAAAATTGGCAGCGTATCCCGCCTTCTGCGAACCCTCAGCGAAATGAGCCAGCAGTGA
- a CDS encoding UvrD-helicase domain-containing protein, translating to MVLSREQIDAATSDKDHLLIIAPPGCGKTEVLAHRAAHQIGMLARNQRVLALTFTKRARSNLEDRLRTVLGNSRARRQVVVRNLHGFATEVVLAHGRTISLNMETLKLPTTTTMRRAMEQAGGGSNIYDAERILSEIKRGPLSDIEVLTAVRQYPASAARDLAEEVERIRQEANQLHYDDLLRHAQRLLRIPAVAQLYQAHFGAVLVDEFQDLSMQQLELAMLSCSSRQTFAGDPLQGIYSWAGAAPIEVEAHIRKICGEPVRLHESYRSSPRVLETVNSISELVAPGSSLISAQPDRWPGGGCSATLEFQDRAAEAESLYRLALEVSKRHPESSIGIISRAAWRREDIDRMFTQQTEMPVRRWELAIDDPRIVALIKATIAALPRGTRIPEARLAVLDTVDPADVDTRELVEDAFDTLEQSGANTAQAAVNSIRVTDPTRTIGPGVHVLNAHTGKGQQFDWVFLLGLEEGHIPTKRNSTGMALAEEQRVLLVMLSRARHGVVVTRVHTMEGLYGPYQPKPSRWWSDIQSNSSSIAEIEAHLASTASP from the coding sequence ATGGTTCTCAGCCGAGAACAGATCGACGCCGCAACGTCAGACAAGGATCACCTGCTGATAATTGCGCCACCAGGCTGCGGAAAGACCGAAGTTCTTGCGCATCGCGCTGCACATCAGATCGGGATGTTGGCGAGAAACCAGCGGGTGCTTGCACTGACCTTTACCAAGAGGGCCCGCTCGAACCTCGAAGACCGACTCAGGACCGTGCTGGGAAACTCCCGGGCTCGCCGACAGGTCGTAGTCCGCAATCTGCACGGTTTCGCCACAGAGGTCGTTTTAGCCCACGGCAGGACGATCAGCCTCAACATGGAGACTCTGAAGCTGCCCACAACTACGACCATGCGCCGTGCCATGGAACAGGCGGGTGGCGGTTCAAACATTTACGACGCCGAGCGCATCCTTAGTGAGATCAAGCGTGGGCCGCTCTCAGATATCGAGGTCCTAACCGCGGTCCGGCAGTATCCAGCTAGCGCGGCTCGCGACCTCGCAGAGGAGGTCGAGCGAATCCGTCAGGAGGCGAATCAACTCCACTACGACGACCTACTTCGTCACGCCCAGCGTCTGCTCAGAATCCCTGCAGTGGCACAGCTCTATCAGGCACATTTCGGCGCAGTTCTGGTCGACGAGTTCCAGGACCTCTCGATGCAGCAACTCGAGCTCGCCATGTTGAGTTGTTCCTCACGGCAAACATTCGCTGGCGACCCGCTTCAGGGCATATATTCATGGGCAGGGGCTGCACCCATCGAGGTTGAGGCACACATCCGAAAAATCTGCGGTGAACCAGTCCGCTTGCATGAGTCCTACCGCTCATCGCCAAGAGTCCTGGAAACCGTCAACTCAATCAGCGAATTGGTTGCTCCGGGTTCGAGTCTGATCTCGGCGCAACCAGATCGATGGCCAGGTGGCGGTTGTTCCGCCACGCTTGAATTTCAAGACCGCGCAGCCGAAGCGGAATCGCTATATCGTCTAGCGCTCGAAGTTTCCAAGCGCCATCCAGAGTCGTCAATCGGAATAATTAGTCGTGCGGCCTGGCGCCGAGAGGACATCGACAGGATGTTTACTCAGCAGACCGAAATGCCAGTGCGCCGATGGGAGCTGGCGATCGATGACCCCCGCATCGTGGCACTGATCAAGGCGACCATCGCAGCTCTCCCGCGCGGCACCCGAATCCCGGAAGCGAGGTTGGCCGTGCTCGACACGGTCGATCCAGCAGACGTAGACACCCGCGAACTGGTAGAGGACGCGTTTGACACCCTAGAGCAAAGCGGCGCCAACACGGCGCAAGCCGCAGTGAACTCAATCAGGGTAACCGACCCTACGCGGACGATCGGTCCCGGCGTGCACGTGCTCAATGCTCACACCGGTAAAGGCCAGCAATTCGATTGGGTCTTCCTCCTAGGTTTGGAGGAGGGACACATACCCACGAAACGGAACAGCACAGGAATGGCCCTAGCTGAAGAGCAGCGTGTGCTTCTAGTTATGCTCTCCAGAGCAAGGCATGGCGTAGTAGTAACAAGAGTCCACACAATGGAGGGTTTGTACGGACCTTATCAACCCAAGCCGAGTCGATGGTGGTCCGATATCCAATCGAATTCATCCTCCATAGCGGAGATCGAGGCTCACTTAGCTTCGACTGCAAGTCCCTAA
- a CDS encoding tyrosine-type recombinase/integrase translates to MPVDKSGRVFLVGAVPLLHPEVQTVEEMLDGWRNQQLCRNLDPDTIDARISLVRRFIEYTNEYPWSWTPAVVEEFFADLRSIKGRRQSTIRGYQNGLRLFCSYIADPDYGWDRVCEQRFGTHPAQVFFSWNTAAHVQDNEQDPEKRPFTKRELQDFFDHADDQVTAIARSGKKGWLPAFRDAVMFKVAYSYGLRFNELRHLQTVDFSRNPHAREFGNLGVVKIRYGKAKKGSPPKRRTVLTVFDWTPEIISDWVTHGQPYLDDGIDLFPSERGALVAERTLLRRFRRYCNDLELSAGLDLHSFRRSYITHLIEDGWDAKFVQDQAGHEYASTTSLYTGVSSDFRTRTLRRVLDQTVKDALSFGEETS, encoded by the coding sequence TTGCCCGTCGACAAAAGCGGTCGCGTGTTCCTGGTGGGCGCAGTCCCTCTGCTGCATCCCGAGGTCCAGACCGTCGAGGAAATGCTGGACGGCTGGCGCAACCAACAACTGTGCCGCAACCTCGACCCCGACACCATCGACGCTCGTATCAGCCTGGTCCGTCGGTTCATCGAGTACACGAACGAGTACCCCTGGTCGTGGACACCTGCCGTGGTCGAAGAGTTCTTCGCCGATCTCCGCAGTATCAAGGGACGCCGACAGTCCACGATTCGCGGCTATCAGAACGGCTTGCGATTGTTCTGCTCGTACATCGCCGACCCAGACTACGGTTGGGACCGAGTCTGCGAACAACGCTTTGGAACTCACCCCGCGCAGGTGTTCTTTTCCTGGAACACTGCAGCCCATGTGCAGGACAACGAGCAGGATCCGGAGAAACGCCCGTTTACGAAACGAGAGCTTCAGGACTTCTTCGATCATGCCGACGACCAGGTCACAGCAATCGCCAGGTCTGGGAAGAAAGGATGGCTGCCCGCCTTCCGCGACGCCGTGATGTTCAAAGTAGCCTATTCGTACGGACTGCGGTTCAACGAACTACGTCACCTTCAGACCGTGGACTTCTCCCGTAACCCGCACGCCCGCGAGTTCGGCAATCTTGGGGTCGTGAAGATCCGCTACGGGAAAGCAAAGAAGGGCTCGCCGCCCAAACGGAGAACCGTGTTGACAGTCTTCGACTGGACACCGGAGATCATCAGCGACTGGGTCACCCACGGCCAGCCTTACCTCGACGACGGGATCGACCTGTTCCCCAGTGAGCGCGGTGCTCTCGTTGCCGAACGCACCCTATTACGACGCTTCCGCCGGTATTGCAACGACCTTGAGCTGTCGGCGGGCCTCGACCTGCACTCTTTTCGGCGTTCCTACATCACCCATCTCATCGAGGACGGATGGGACGCCAAGTTCGTCCAGGACCAGGCCGGCCACGAGTACGCCAGCACGACCTCCCTATACACAGGAGTCTCAAGCGACTTCCGCACCCGCACGCTACGCCGTGTCTTAGACCAGACGGTGAAAGACGCCCTCTCCTTCGGTGAGGAGACATCGTGA
- a CDS encoding SDR family oxidoreductase has translation MSRYDGKSVVITGGSSGLGLAAAQYLVDNGARVLVTGRNQDTLDDAARRLGERGIAVRSDTSSLADIEALAGRVSDEFGTVDALVANAGIGSFDPFFDVTEQTFDEVFAINTKGPFFTVQKLAPLLSDGAGVVLTTSIANQTGWDALSVYSASKAALRSMARTLSRELLPRGIRVNALSPGSIDTGKLEKEVPEKAAALKAEFQQSSPMGRWGHPTEFAPAVAFLAFDATYVAGIELVVDGGESQL, from the coding sequence ATGAGTAGATACGACGGCAAGAGCGTGGTCATCACCGGCGGGAGCAGCGGGCTCGGGTTGGCGGCCGCGCAGTATCTGGTGGACAACGGTGCCCGGGTTCTGGTCACCGGCCGCAATCAGGACACTCTTGACGACGCCGCCCGACGCCTCGGCGAGCGCGGCATCGCGGTGCGCAGCGACACCAGTTCGCTCGCGGACATCGAGGCGCTGGCCGGCCGGGTGAGCGACGAGTTCGGGACCGTGGACGCCCTGGTGGCCAACGCGGGCATCGGTAGTTTCGACCCGTTCTTCGACGTCACCGAGCAGACGTTCGACGAGGTGTTCGCGATCAACACCAAGGGACCGTTCTTCACGGTGCAGAAGCTGGCGCCGCTACTGTCCGACGGCGCCGGCGTGGTGCTGACGACCTCGATCGCCAACCAGACGGGCTGGGACGCGCTCAGCGTGTACTCGGCCAGCAAGGCGGCGCTGCGCTCGATGGCCCGGACACTGAGCCGGGAACTGTTGCCCCGGGGCATCCGGGTCAACGCGCTGAGCCCGGGCTCGATCGACACCGGGAAATTGGAGAAGGAGGTTCCGGAGAAGGCGGCCGCGCTCAAGGCGGAATTCCAGCAGAGCAGCCCGATGGGGCGGTGGGGTCATCCCACCGAATTCGCTCCAGCCGTGGCCTTTCTGGCGTTCGACGCGACGTACGTCGCCGGCATCGAACTCGTCGTCGACGGCGGGGAGTCCCAGCTGTGA
- a CDS encoding IS110 family RNA-guided transposase has product MSIVAERYKFVIGVDTHAATHSLALVTAATGAHLDEAVFPNTVSGWDRAWNWIARRIDGQSALVVIEGIGSYGAGLAERVSSAGLPVAEPPAIPAAQRRGVGKTDALDAVRIARSVLAVDTARLRQPRATGRRAALRILVVAREQMVAERTRVINALTALLRTVNLGLDTRKALSHSQFKVIAQWRERKEDAVLSTCRHEAIRLAKRIVALDAELADNRKGLDVLVEDLAPQLCELPGIGSVVAASVLTAWSHPGRVRSESAFAALAGTCPIPASSGNTLRHRLNRGGDRRLNRALTTVVIVRMRTHAPTRAYVARRRAEGRTTKEIMRSLKRYVTRQLYRTLAAAHPVPTPLDTI; this is encoded by the coding sequence ATGTCCATCGTTGCAGAGCGGTACAAGTTTGTCATCGGAGTCGACACCCACGCGGCCACCCATTCGTTAGCGCTGGTCACAGCGGCTACGGGTGCGCACCTCGACGAGGCCGTGTTCCCGAACACTGTGTCGGGTTGGGACCGTGCCTGGAACTGGATCGCCCGTAGAATCGATGGGCAATCGGCCCTTGTCGTGATTGAAGGGATCGGCTCCTACGGTGCCGGACTCGCCGAGCGAGTAAGCAGCGCGGGTTTACCCGTTGCAGAGCCGCCGGCGATCCCGGCGGCGCAGCGGCGCGGTGTCGGTAAGACCGACGCGCTCGATGCGGTCCGTATCGCGCGGTCGGTGCTGGCCGTCGATACCGCACGCCTGCGGCAGCCTCGGGCCACCGGCCGACGTGCGGCCCTGCGAATTCTGGTCGTCGCTCGCGAACAGATGGTCGCTGAGCGTACCCGGGTGATCAACGCCTTGACCGCATTGCTACGGACCGTCAACCTCGGGCTTGATACGCGTAAAGCGCTGTCGCACAGCCAATTCAAGGTAATCGCCCAATGGCGTGAGCGCAAAGAAGATGCCGTCCTCAGTACCTGCCGCCACGAGGCGATCCGGCTGGCCAAGCGCATCGTTGCCCTCGATGCTGAGCTGGCCGACAACCGCAAAGGTCTCGATGTCCTCGTCGAGGATCTTGCCCCGCAACTGTGTGAGCTTCCCGGTATCGGCTCCGTGGTCGCCGCGTCGGTTCTCACGGCGTGGTCGCACCCCGGACGGGTGCGTTCAGAATCCGCTTTCGCCGCCCTGGCGGGCACCTGTCCAATCCCCGCATCCTCGGGAAACACACTAAGGCACAGGCTCAATCGCGGCGGAGATCGACGCCTCAACCGGGCATTGACCACCGTGGTCATCGTCCGCATGCGTACCCACGCACCAACACGCGCCTACGTCGCTCGACGCCGTGCCGAAGGCCGCACCACCAAGGAAATCATGCGCTCACTCAAGCGTTACGTCACCCGACAGCTCTACCGAACCCTCGCTGCAGCGCATCCAGTGCCGACACCCCTTGACACGATATAG
- a CDS encoding helix-turn-helix domain-containing protein — MKRDIDYTWRLAELMAAQGMHNSTDLIPLLAERGIQLSRPQVYRIVHQRPERVSLQLLAALCDILGCGVDDLVTVTAADARKKKSASGESSRRNVVEINKSVRPRRARIVTDGDH; from the coding sequence GTGAAACGAGACATCGACTACACGTGGCGGCTTGCCGAGTTGATGGCTGCACAAGGCATGCATAACAGCACCGACCTGATCCCCCTCCTGGCCGAACGCGGTATTCAGCTGTCGCGGCCGCAGGTCTACCGCATCGTGCATCAACGACCTGAACGCGTCTCCCTGCAGCTGCTGGCAGCCCTGTGTGACATCCTCGGTTGTGGCGTCGACGATCTCGTCACCGTTACCGCTGCCGACGCCCGCAAGAAGAAGTCCGCCTCCGGCGAATCGTCGCGACGCAACGTTGTCGAGATAAACAAGTCCGTCCGGCCCCGACGAGCACGAATCGTGACTGATGGCGACCATTGA
- a CDS encoding AAA family ATPase gives MVEVTIEQDIRAWALTRPAWQQDVLVALSRGETYDDPAAVAKLADRLLMPGSAVPNNAAQNLTLGTVEPRQVSLKSICNVKGVNALAPDQTLTFAPAGLTLVYGNNGSGKSGYARIIKAMVSARHSSTVLPDVYRDGSPDPSAELEYSVGDQALSEKFPTDPPVPDLQQVRFYDEYCGDEYLSRDSTVTYRPSSLTLLDGLITVCGKVREELQRRLAESDQRRLILNLPEGTAASVFLSSLTPSTSDQQIDDACRFTSEDADVLGKAIQEVARLETSDASKERARLHADARHISTLKTQLAELEDALCADRLTAVGKLKDEAGAKRAAAAVAAATSFDDLPLAGVGSETWRTLWRAARDYAVSIPGHGHEFPDVGDDARCVLCQQPLGDNAKDRFTRFANYMTDTTESDAVAAERLFDEALADLRSLDFTTHATTNALSALLAHDEPLATAVQQRLRTLENHRNDALDHFTASGAAVAPLSATTLGTQLDELATSLTARADTTDVAGFQSALTAAQSSRDELAASQILSKNKAQIKAEVARLKELAQLNNACSAVDTKGITRKATELTGIYATEQIRDHFTRETARMHLEKVTLRQLGGQKGQVRQIPALVGVRHKDGTARAVLSEGEQTVLGLAGFFTEAEFDSSKSAVVFDDPVTSLDHVRRDKVADRLAHLATSRQVIVFTHDVAFLTDLLKSAASAEVKVTPHTIQRRGDVPGHVADGFPWKAQDIGQRLNTILNKIAKLTKDRQNLTDDEYEQCVNKIAGYLSETWERTVTSEIVNRVYDRSKSEVRPQMVRMLAKITDEDNVEYQEGYGKTSKWALRHDKAEETNYVAPEPNELKSEYDRLNAWHKRIKSYQ, from the coding sequence ATGGTTGAAGTGACGATTGAACAGGACATACGCGCGTGGGCGCTGACTAGGCCCGCGTGGCAACAAGATGTGCTGGTCGCATTGTCGCGCGGGGAAACGTACGACGATCCCGCCGCCGTGGCCAAGCTCGCAGACCGTCTCCTTATGCCGGGTAGTGCCGTGCCCAATAACGCTGCCCAGAACCTCACGCTCGGCACGGTCGAGCCGAGACAGGTATCACTCAAGAGCATTTGCAACGTCAAGGGCGTCAACGCACTTGCCCCAGACCAGACGCTGACGTTTGCGCCCGCCGGCCTTACGCTCGTCTATGGCAACAATGGCAGCGGAAAATCCGGCTACGCGCGCATCATCAAGGCCATGGTGAGTGCGCGCCACTCCTCGACCGTTCTACCGGATGTCTATCGAGACGGCTCACCAGACCCGAGCGCGGAATTGGAGTATTCAGTAGGTGACCAGGCACTCTCGGAGAAGTTCCCCACAGACCCTCCCGTGCCTGACCTCCAGCAAGTACGTTTCTACGACGAGTACTGCGGTGACGAGTACTTGAGCCGTGACTCCACCGTTACCTACCGCCCCTCTTCCCTCACCCTGCTGGACGGGCTCATCACCGTGTGTGGGAAGGTCCGCGAGGAACTTCAGCGGCGGCTCGCCGAGAGCGATCAGAGGCGCCTCATCCTTAACCTGCCAGAGGGCACTGCCGCGAGTGTTTTCCTCTCTAGCCTGACGCCCAGTACGAGCGACCAGCAGATTGACGACGCGTGTAGGTTCACATCGGAGGACGCCGATGTCCTCGGCAAGGCGATTCAGGAAGTTGCCCGACTGGAGACGAGCGACGCTTCTAAAGAGCGTGCGCGCCTACATGCCGACGCCCGGCACATCAGTACCCTGAAAACACAACTCGCCGAGCTAGAGGACGCTCTCTGCGCGGATCGCCTCACCGCTGTGGGCAAGCTCAAGGACGAAGCGGGGGCCAAACGCGCTGCGGCGGCAGTCGCCGCAGCGACGTCCTTTGATGACTTGCCGCTGGCGGGAGTTGGTTCGGAGACCTGGCGAACGCTATGGCGCGCTGCTCGCGACTACGCCGTCTCCATTCCCGGTCATGGGCACGAGTTCCCCGACGTCGGCGATGATGCGCGCTGTGTCCTCTGCCAGCAGCCCCTTGGCGACAACGCCAAGGACCGCTTCACGCGCTTCGCCAACTACATGACGGACACCACTGAGAGCGACGCTGTCGCAGCCGAGCGTCTCTTCGATGAAGCTCTGGCGGACCTCCGATCGCTGGACTTCACCACGCATGCGACCACAAACGCACTATCCGCGCTCCTCGCCCACGACGAGCCGCTGGCTACCGCCGTCCAGCAACGACTAAGGACGCTCGAGAATCACCGCAACGACGCGCTGGATCACTTCACCGCGAGCGGAGCGGCCGTGGCGCCACTTTCTGCGACCACCCTCGGCACACAGCTTGACGAACTTGCCACATCTCTTACCGCCAGGGCCGATACGACCGACGTTGCAGGCTTTCAATCGGCACTGACCGCAGCACAGTCCAGCCGTGACGAGCTGGCAGCTTCCCAAATACTGAGCAAGAACAAGGCTCAGATCAAGGCCGAGGTCGCGAGGCTCAAAGAGCTTGCCCAGCTTAACAACGCTTGTTCGGCAGTTGACACGAAAGGCATCACGCGCAAGGCAACCGAGCTCACTGGCATCTACGCGACCGAGCAGATACGCGACCATTTCACTCGTGAAACCGCTCGGATGCATCTAGAGAAGGTGACGCTGAGGCAACTGGGCGGGCAAAAGGGGCAGGTTCGTCAGATCCCAGCACTCGTCGGCGTGCGACACAAGGACGGGACGGCCCGCGCAGTGCTAAGCGAGGGCGAGCAGACTGTGCTAGGCCTGGCTGGCTTCTTCACCGAGGCAGAATTCGACTCCTCCAAATCTGCTGTTGTGTTTGATGATCCCGTGACCTCGCTAGATCACGTACGGCGGGACAAGGTGGCGGACCGACTCGCTCACCTCGCCACCTCTCGGCAGGTCATCGTCTTCACCCACGACGTCGCTTTCCTTACCGACCTTCTTAAGTCAGCGGCCTCCGCTGAGGTCAAAGTGACCCCCCACACTATTCAGCGGCGTGGCGATGTGCCTGGGCATGTCGCGGACGGCTTCCCGTGGAAGGCGCAGGATATCGGCCAGCGACTGAACACGATCCTCAACAAGATAGCCAAGCTCACCAAGGACCGCCAGAACCTTACCGACGACGAGTACGAGCAGTGCGTCAACAAGATCGCTGGATACCTGTCGGAGACGTGGGAGCGCACCGTGACGAGTGAGATTGTCAATCGCGTGTACGACCGGAGCAAGTCCGAGGTGCGCCCGCAGATGGTACGAATGCTCGCCAAGATTACCGACGAAGACAACGTCGAGTACCAAGAGGGCTACGGCAAGACGTCCAAGTGGGCACTTCGCCACGACAAGGCGGAGGAGACCAACTACGTAGCGCCGGAGCCCAACGAGCTTAAGTCCGAGTACGACCGCCTAAACGCGTGGCACAAGCGCATCAAGAGCTACCAGTAA